One region of Gossypium raimondii isolate GPD5lz chromosome 6, ASM2569854v1, whole genome shotgun sequence genomic DNA includes:
- the LOC105774555 gene encoding FCS-Like Zinc finger 17 — MIMKVRRRFKQVEEDSEGEEGKKKNNPISANFCKSSTVVVGLRILTQIPQGKKSAALVKPPLKITLPTSTNPHRAHELQPNQYSCFLKSCYLCNKNLSLDKEVFMYRGDQGFCSIECRGRQIVLDEMRELELSSKQMIPSYRHCNAVSGRRHTRLLK; from the exons ATGATTATGAAAGTTAGGAGGCGTTTCAAGCAGGTAGAAGAAGATAGTGAGGGTGAAGAGGGCAAGAAGAAGAACAACCCCATTTCTGCAAACTTTTGTAAGAGCTCAACAGTTGTTGTTGGGCTGAGAATCCTTACACAAATCCCACAGGGAAAAAAATCTGCTGCTCTCGTTAAGCCTCCATTGAAAATTACCCTTCCCACCTCTACTAACCCTCATCGTGCTCATGAGTTGCAACCTAATCAATATTCTTGCTTTCTCAAATCATGTTATCTGTGCAACAAGAACTTAAGCCTAGATAAAGAAGTTTTCATGTACAG GGGTGACCAAGGGTTTTGCAGCATAGAGTGCAGGGGCAGGCAAATTGTTTTGGATGAAATGAGGGAACTTGAACTGTCTTCTAAACAAATGATACCATCTTATAGGCACTGTAATGCCGTCTCTGGCCGACGACACACCCGTCTCCTCAAATAG